In Oreochromis aureus strain Israel breed Guangdong linkage group 20, ZZ_aureus, whole genome shotgun sequence, the following are encoded in one genomic region:
- the LOC120435192 gene encoding LOW QUALITY PROTEIN: keratin-associated protein 4-3-like (The sequence of the model RefSeq protein was modified relative to this genomic sequence to represent the inferred CDS: substituted 1 base at 1 genomic stop codon), whose amino-acid sequence MVLAERGGVCAMFGDMCCTFIPNNTAPDGSVTRALEGLKTLSRTMHEDSGIENPFEGWLTSVFGQWKGCCRVPPCCSCCCVSCCYVPLCCSCCRVPSCCSCCRVPSCCNCCCVSCCYVPLCCSCCRVPSCXSCCCVSCCYVPLCCSCCRVPSCCNCCCVSCCYVPLCCSCCRVPSCCSCCRVPSCCNCCCVSCCYVPLCCSCCRVPSCCNCCCVSCCYVPLCCSCCRVPSCCSCCRVPSCCSCCCVSYAFQLFLLLFRKFGDF is encoded by the exons ATGGTTCTCGCAGAAAGGGGCGGAGTCTGTGCTATGTTTGGCGACATGTGCTGTACTTTCATCCCAAAcaatactgccccagatggctcagttACTCGAGCGCTGGAGGGCCTTAAAACTCTGTCCAGGACCATGCATGAAGACTCAGGGATTGAGAATCCCTTTGAGGGTTGGCTGACATCCGTGTTCGGGCAGTGGAAAGG TTGTTGCCGTGTCCCTCCCTGCTGCAGTTGTTGCTGTGTCAGTTGTTGCTATGTCCCGCTCTGCTGCAGTTGTTGCCGTGTCCCCTCCTGCTGCAGTTGTTGCCGTGTCCCCTCCTGCTGCAATTGTTGCTGTGTCAGTTGTTGCTATGTCCCGCTCTGCTGCAGTTGTTGCCGTGTCCCCTCCTGCTGAAGTTGTTGCTGTGTCAGTTGTTGCTATGTCCCGCTCTGCTGCAGTTGTTGCCGTGTCCCCTCCTGCTGCAATTGTTGCTGTGTCAGTTGTTGCTATGTCCCGCTCTGCTGCAGTTGTTGCCGTGTCCCCTCCTGCTGCAGTTGTTGCCGTGTCCCCTCCTGCTGCAATTGTTGCTGTGTCAGTTGTTGCTATGTCCCGCTCTGCTGCAGTTGTTGCCGTGTCCCCTCCTGCTGCAATTGTTGCTGTGTCAGTTGTTGCTATGTCCCGCTCTGCTGCAGTTGTTGCCGTGTCCCCTCCTGCTGCAGTTGTTGCCGTGTCCCCTCCTGCTGCAGTTGTTGCTGTGTCAGTTATGCCTTTCAATTGTTCCTGTTGTTGTTTAGAAAGTTTGGGGATTTTTGA